GTAAGATAATAAGAAACGAAACATATCAGgaaagctttaaaaaaaaaaaggggtatGATCCACACACAGTTCTTACATAAATTCACTATGCAAAGCTAAACAAACATTGTACAAGGCTAAGCTCATAAAGAAGAGACCTTTACCAAATCCAGGAACAGAGATGTGAAAGTGAAACATACCCAGAAGCAGGTCCTTGAGAAGCAGCATCGTCACCCTGAATATCCAAATTATTCAGCTGTATAAAGGCACTGTCGGTAGCAGATGTAGTAGTAGCCACAGTGGTTGTTTGCTCGCTCCTGCTCGACGGGGAGCCCATACTGCCGCCGCTAGTGGATACCGATTGAGCTGAAACAACCGTGCCCCAAGACCTATTACTAgggttattgttgttgttggttaCAGAACCATCGTCATGTTGGCGGTTGTTGTGATTAGAATTAGACCCATTCGTTGTTGTCATTCTTCTCCCCCCCTAACTAACTACCGCACTAACCGCTACTGCTGTAACAATTACAAGAAAATCCCTAAAATTTCGTTATAATTCGTTAGggaaaaagaagatgattacTGACCTTAAAATCGACTTGGGTTTAAAAAGCTTCTCCAGATTCTTTAGTCTGAAACAAGAATCTTCGTCGCGTTATAATGTTGAGGAGAAGAAGCAAAGGGAAGAAGAGTTGGTCCGGACCACACTGACTCTCATAGGTAAATAAAGCCAATTactttatctatatatattaatataataaagaaccgatttttttttttttaaagagatcgATCGTGTGAGAAAGAAGGAAGCTTAAGGTTCACGAAAGGAAGGCCCATTTAATGATGAGCCAGCCCAACACGAGGCGCatgaatgaaaagaaaacaaataatatcTGGCCTATTTTAACCCTGACCTCATGTTACGTATGTGATGAATAGTTTATACACATCATCAACCCTTGTAATAAAGTTTTGTATTATCACCATCATCGATTAATGCACGTCATCAATCATCATCATTAATCATGCACGTCGGcttctatatctatatatatatatatctctttcCCCTTTGTATTCTTCTTCCAGAGCATATTCGAAAAGTCTTCCCCcaaaaaaggaaagatcaaaAATCCTGAAAACGCCGATGGGTGAAGGAGAGAAGAAGGCAGTCGCCGTCGTGGTGATGAAGCTTGATATGCATTGCGAAGGCTGTGGGAAGAAAATCAAACGCCTCTTGAAACATCACAAAGGTAATATCAATCATCTTTCGTTAATACTCTCTGCAATTGATCAGGTTTCGACTTTATGAAAAAACCTTAATTAACGCGGATTCTCTGATTCTTCTCTCAGGCGTGGAAGATGTGACGATTGATTATAAAGCCGACAAGTTGACGGTGATCGGAAACGTAGATCCCGCGGCGGTTCGAGATAAAGTCGCCGACAGAATCAAGAGGAAAGTAGAGATTGTATCAAAAGAGGAAGGAGAGAAGAAAGCTactcctcctccttctccttctcctgcTCTACCAAAAGAGGTAATGTTTAAGTTTCATACGTTTAGTCCCCATTTGCTTTGTGTGGTCTGTTTGTGACGTGTGTGCACTTTCATTACTTAAAAAAACTCGTTCgttgttatttttaattaagaCGGATCATTGTTTCTGatgtaattttatttgatatgatgCAGAGTACGGTGGTTTTTAAGACGAAACTTCACTGTCAAGGTTGCGAACACAAAATCAAAAGAATTGTCGGCAAAATTAATGGTAAGTTTATTATTATCCTTAAATATCCATATTTGAATCTTtcttagtatttaaaaaaaaaaaattgataaggTTGGTGATTAAATAACCTTATAATTAGGTTGAAACTACATCTATAACGTAGCTtccttatttattatttttgtggaaaaaaaatatcaaatggtTAGCTAAAAAGTCGTTAGCCTAAATTTATGGGTTCAAGTATcccattaataatgaattaatGTTTTGATGTTTATTTACAGGGGTTAGTACAGTGGCCATTGATAGCGCCAAGGACTTGGTGATAGTGAATGGGATCATTGACGTTAAACAACTCCTCCCTTACCTCAACGAGAAGCTTAAACGCAAGGTCGAAGTCGTTCCCTCGAAAACAGAGGAAGGAGCCACCGGGGCAGCTGGTAGCGAGAAGGACAAAGGTGCTGGTGAAAAGAAAGATAATAAAGATGTCGGAGAAATGAAAGAACGTGGTggtgaaaagaagaaagaagtacCCCCAGACGGTGGTGCTACGGTGGATGTGAAGAAATCGGAGTATAGCGGTTATGGTTATCCGCCTCAGCCCATGTATTACTACCCACAAGGACAAGTGTACGGTCAACACTACATGATGCAAGGTCAATCATCATCTCAATCCTATGTTCAAGAACCGTATACAAACCAAGGATACGTACAAGAATCTTATGCAAACCAAGTGTACGGCCAACACTACACGATGCAAGGTCAATCATCATCTCAATCTTATGTACAAGAACCGTATACAAACCAGGGATACGTACAAGAATCTTATACGAATCAAGGTTACGGTCAAGGGTATGGACAAGAAGCAACACCACCACAACCGTACCAAGGGTATGGAGATCCTTATGATCCATATGCTCATATGCGTGCTCCTGGGATGTTTAGTGATGAGAATCCAAATGGTTGTTCTATTATGTGAGTGAAATGAGAGTGGGGCCGGGGTCAttgtaaataataaaaggaATATAGGGAGAGAATGATAGGTATGACAAAATTGTAATACTAAACCCGCGAGATTGGCCGGTTTAGAACCGGTTTTTGAGAGGCGTGTGTTGGTTCTTATTTGTTGGTCGGGTctattgactatatatatactagttttCTTCTATTATAAGATTGAATCCTCCTCTGTTCTCTATtacttattttttctaattcaaGTGATCATTATGAGAACATTTATCTTTGCTTCTAAAAGGTTTCTCTTCAAGAAAAGcattttaaagttttgaaaGTGAACGGTCCATCACCACATTCCACATAAATAAAGACGAAATGGAAATGAAGGTCTATAACGAAAGATCATTACAACTACTCCTAGGTCTTAAAAGTCGTTCTAAATCGTTTCACGTATAGTTACAATGATATGATCAACTcgttcataatttaaaatttgtaaggATGAAAGTCATATATATCCAATATCAATAACACAACCGACAAAAGAGAGTCGTATAGGAGGCGGTTACTGCATTTCAAATCAAACATCACAACGGGAGAAGAATAATTCATTTCATACTGGTCTTTCTTCGGAATAGGTGGGATTTCTAACGCAATGTTTACACTATATTAGACAAAACTCATATAACTTGCATTCAAAGATACatataagaaagaaaaacgtatgtttaaaaatatatatatatatgtgagcATATGATTGTattgttcaaaacaaaaatgatcAGCGTATGATTGTATTAATTTGCAACAATATTATTTTGTCTCATCATTGGTTTTAATAAGGCCAAAAAGAAGGGTCGATGGAGACGTTATTTATGGATGTTAGTATGAAATCAGTTTTGAGGTTGAATTTAGTTAataacatttatcatataattaatacatcaaattGCTATGTGCATTATCTTATTGCATCAGGAAATTTGTGCTAGAGTTTAAACTGTCTTCATCAGACGTGATCATCAAAACTTGTTAGTGGCTAGAATTGCCAACGGACAAAATTACGATTAGCATTCTCCAGTGGATACATTTACATACAGAAAGTGATGATATAATCAACTTACCTATTACCTAAAACTTAACGTACATTTACGTTCTTGCATGATTGTTCGATATCTCAAACTGGACTACTATCTATAAGGTTATACGTGAGCTCCACCAAGAGATAACATGCGAACATAAAATTACATTAAACTTCCTCCAAATCATTTGCTGATGCGAAAACCTAACCCCGCACTTATACTTATAATAATGTcatataaaattacaatttaAATAAAGAAGACCCGTCAgcgacattataaaaataatattatcatcatgAAACATGATGAGGTGAAACCATTAAGTGAAATGCCACGTATATCCtgaaagatacatttttttttttttgaaaattacaaagatacatataatttttcattaatatgttgtattttttcttaaatttgcaCTAGCGACTACCATTTTGTTACATATACTATTTGTTTACTAATTTCTTCTTGATCCTTAATATCAATATGGCAACTAAGTAGATGCCGTTCAAAAACTTTTACACTGAATACATTTGTGGTTGTGAATATTGTATAAATGAATGAGCATGAGCCATGATGATAAACTGATGTATGATTAATGGTGTGGGGTTTTATGTTGACATGTTATAATTAGTGGAACCGGTCCATGTCAGGCCCACactgcaatttttttttgtctcggTTTATGACACGGCACGAGCCTCCCCGTATGGTCGACTTGTACAGCTGGAATATGTAATTGCGAAAATAGAAAGGTCCTATTGTGTAGTTGTGTTCCACCAATCTCAAATAAGAACTCGCTGATCGGTACATGTGAGGTGTAGACTGAAGACAAATGTATAATCTCTTTAATTGCGAACATAAATGTGTTATTGTGTAGTTGTGTTCCATGAAACTCAAATAAGAGCTCGCTGCCTGGTCTTACGTGTGTGAGGTGTAGAGTGTAGACATATGTATATTCACTTTCTCGTATTTTTCTCTGTTTGTTTTTAAATCTCCCActgttaattttttcttttaaaaagttcggttatacttatttatttctttattttacttatatagtATTCCTGTatctattggtttatatattatatgtataagcAGCCAAATGCCCCACAAAATCTGATGTTTTGTGAATACatgatttttttagattttaattctTCCAGCCTACGTTGATATAACCATGCCAGCaagttagaaagaaaaaaataaccatGTAAACAATCTTGAAAAGAAATTTAACAACTTACTAGATCTCcacccgcgcaaccgcgcaagtttttgttttcatttatttttatataaatattttgttttcaattctaaattggtatacattataatatatatgtgtctatcaattttaaaacataataagtttacggtatattttttttcattgaacagattatttcaaactttcacatgtatttgtatcttcttctatatatatattttcggattattatttcattattaaaatcataactatatatataaagattagtaaaatattgttttattgtcattattgtcatattcaaagatattgtaacatttcacaaatttataaagtttttaaaaaattaaacttttcgcttcatagatttatattatcgagtaaataattaaacatttagttttggtttaatttttaaaataaactatatagtttaaaatttgttttcattagtttaaggtagtaaaaattaatcattgttagataatatgatttttgttatttaaaaaaaatctttataattttaaaagttaacatcgacaaatatttaaatatttaacatatgaatgtatagtattacaatattaaattatatctatttaatttatattatctataaatccaatagatcatctattgtttaaatccaattattgatagctcaatacaaatttatggtaggcccaaaatttaaatgataagattagagattaaatgtaacatgactttctaggaataaaTCCATCaggtctattttttaaaaaatcacacatgaatcaaagttatgacttctgttttaatatataagattttgttaataaaaGACAAAATTCATACTTATAAGGACATTCTGAGTTTTTCAAAATGACTTGGTCGCGCAGCCACACGTGCAACCATGTGTTCAAACCATGTTTGGGTAACAAGGCTAGATTGACATTCCAATACATATTAATAAAGATACTATAGTTTGACAAACTTGGGCTCTTaagaaaatatactaaaaagatCGGACCACTGATGCATTTGAGCGCTTAAAGCCCAATTAATCCGCTCCAGCTCTTCTCGGTGTCGACTCTGGTTCAGATATCTCTCTCTATCCTTCACTTTCGGTAAGCATATCGGTCCAATACATAAGAGTATTGTTACATATATTGTATGTAATGGATCTAAGGACCTGAAGAACCTGTGTTAAATAtggccttcttcttcttcatcctctggGGGAGCAGGGTGAACCCTACGGTCCTGCCTGTTACAGCAGCATTGGAATGCTACAGTAAGCAGAAAGCAACACAATGGAATGCTAATGTAGATTACTAGgcttttccattcatctccggGTTTATCATCAGCCATAacagaaaaaaacagagagaaattgtatttttcttttgtgtttgttttgtttgtttgttggtaTCTAATGAATTTTGAAGTAAATTTACTTATTTAACGAGGAGCAAAGCAGGTTTTGCAAGAAAGCACAGCTTTCATCACGATAAAATTAAACATCTTCGTTTTCCCCTTTTTGCAAGTCTGAGTCATGTCTATGAGAAAAGCATGCATATGTAGTCGTATTCGGTGTATGTTGTATGTACTGCGTATATATACTTTAACAACCTACTTAAGGCAGAACATTGTCACTTTCAATCTGTTAGAATCTTCTAGTGAGTATGATCCAATGCTGATGATATAGCTACCAACAAAAAATCTATTGAttcaacaattatagttttttcttCTGCTAAAAATCACTCGTCCGGGATAGTCATGACCAGAAATGATTAATTGATTGTAATGTTATCGATCGGCTCCTTCGTGAATACAGTTGTTTCGATTATTTAACACTAATCAAAAGCTAGTGGGGGCAGATTAGGCTAATCGTAACCATTCATGTCTTCTACTGATCAATTCCCTTAATCATATGCATATATCATAGCTGAGAGAAACATACGTATGATATGATTTAGTGAATGCTTTAATGAAAGAACTATACGTATATAAAGGATTTTCTTAACgtgtgatgtatatatatatatatgattatgtaCACAACATAATTAGCCGAACAAATATGGCAAAAACCTCATAACTAATATGAAACGCACAACATAATTAGCCGAACAAATATGGCAAAAACCTCATAACTAATATGAAACGTACACTTAACGATTATGTGAGTGACTAGTTATTTGCATGGACCGACGTATGATCCCGTTTACGTGTGAGTTTCTCAAAGATTACTATTTAATAAACACTACATTCTAACCCGCACATCCGTGCGGATaacatttcatttatatatataaaattttatattattttgtatataataatttatgataatatattgctgtcattttaaaaataacttaatagatgatatatagttctaaatattaaaatttaacatacgttaacaattttattttttgtaaaaattcttacttaatttatgaatattaatcattttaaaaggtgaatgatattttagtctttgttagattttttttcaacagattttgttaatcctaaaactaaaatttaaatttatagttaaaatgaatttgttataaatatccttataattattagaaatgttatacattagataaactaatgtaaacaataaaaaaattatttgaatatatagaCCTAGATTTTTAGTATGACTATTTTGTAGTAGATTAAAATTGTACTTCtctttttaatagagaagattaaAAGTAAAAAACCACTATTAAAACTCGTTTGGAATAAACATGTATTTTAGAGGGTTCAAAAGTGGAGTCCTTTCTCTGTTATACGAGGAAGTCACAACAGACCACGAAACGTGTATTTTGAATTCTGATTTCTGACTACAGggtattatataattattcataaTTATTTACTGAATATATTATTGGTATTTAACCATCGTTTAATGTATTTTCACCTTAAATTTTGTCTAACAAATGTGTGAAATATCCAAGCTTTCATACACTAACGTTCATCTCATTTAGaatcaaaacaataacacatGATAGCACAATATTTTAGCACAGTCTCAACTTACAACAAAAGATTATAGTTTTCAATCTCATTTAGAATCTCCTACTCTGTTGTCTGAAACGGTGGTGTAGCCACCTGAGTGCTTGCTAGCTGGTGATGAGCATGGCTTCTCTTCCATTTCATAAACATGGTAATAACCGCTGCGCCGGACATGGTGAGTCCAAATCCGACCATAGTGGCTATGACAATGCGCGTAACCGGCTGATTAACATGCCATACCAGTTAATGAGAGTTTGTGAGAACCAAAGCTTTTAACAAGGtcactttaaaaataaaaagaaaaaaactatctGAATGAAACATTACATCAAATTTTGAGTAGAAGACATGACCGAAAAGGACCACGATGCTGTACTGAATGGTTGCAAAGATCCACACATACTTCCCCTTCACTGCATGCACCAAAAATCATCTTTTCAGAGGCTAATGaataacaatattaattttgaaaaaaagagaGTTCAAGAACTCTTAAATATTATTACCCATTGTTGTGGATGTCGCTGATCCAAGAAGACCAATAATGCAAGCGAATGGTAAAGCTAATGCAACGGCACTCGATTTCATATCCATCACCAGAAGCTGCTCAAGGAAACAGAAGTATGCAAGCATGCTTACCGTGACAAGAATCGGCACATCTTTCCCTTGGTTACTCTCTGTATGCTCTGCTCCACTAGACAGGTCCTGAGAATCATCTTCCACATGGAGAAGTGTCACGGGGAGATTTTTCACCTCTTGCTTGCACACATCACATATTATGTTCCCTTTGATTGTGAACCATTTGATAGTGCAGTCTTTGTGGGCAAGAGCTAGTTCTCCTTTGCACATGCATTCCATCTTGAAAGCTTCTGAATCTTGTCCTAACTCAACCATGCAGATTCTGCACACAGCTTCCTCTTCAGGAACATCTTCTCCACCATCGTGATGTTCATGCATCAACTCTAGACTCTCTGTATCCACACGAGAAGGAGTAGAAATCACACGGAGAACCCCTACGGGCTTGGCATTGCCATCTTTGTCGATGAGCGTCGGGACAGAACGTGTGCGGCGAATAGGCAGTGTCCGCTCTCTTTTCTATCAAAAAAAACACATGTACAAGTTTATCTCCCTTGCTTATAGTATAATCAAGTTCGTTAAGATAATAGCATACTGACCATGGATGTAACTTGATCAACTGCATATCTCCCATGCATGGACTCAGGATTTGAATGAGCTAAAGGGGTAACAGGTAAAGACTGTGTCTTCTTGGATCTTTTAGGAGTTAAGATATTAGTAAGAGACCATGTTCTTGGAAT
This genomic stretch from Brassica napus cultivar Da-Ae chromosome C9, Da-Ae, whole genome shotgun sequence harbors:
- the LOC106372635 gene encoding heavy metal-associated isoprenylated plant protein 6 is translated as MGEGEKKAVAVVVMKLDMHCEGCGKKIKRLLKHHKGVEDVTIDYKADKLTVIGNVDPAAVRDKVADRIKRKVEIVSKEEGEKKATPPPSPSPALPKESTVVFKTKLHCQGCEHKIKRIVGKINGVSTVAIDSAKDLVIVNGIIDVKQLLPYLNEKLKRKVEVVPSKTEEGATGAAGSEKDKGAGEKKDNKDVGEMKERGGEKKKEVPPDGGATVDVKKSEYSGYGYPPQPMYYYPQGQVYGQHYMMQGQSSSQSYVQEPYTNQGYVQESYANQVYGQHYTMQGQSSSQSYVQEPYTNQGYVQESYTNQGYGQGYGQEATPPQPYQGYGDPYDPYAHMRAPGMFSDENPNGCSIM
- the LOC106414859 gene encoding uncharacterized protein LOC106414859 — encoded protein: MDGDQDNTLQHGSRQDVSPAIMNGVSAEITEEISPSQHERWRDLVSDIQLRTREDAHDDFLRANESFTPSTPSPVTKRFNFSPMESPRIGRRVGSMSPSSSRRRTTLKNVFNFKGQNHNADIEEGVALVYEGRDKYNIPRTWSLTNILTPKRSKKTQSLPVTPLAHSNPESMHGRYAVDQVTSMKRERTLPIRRTRSVPTLIDKDGNAKPVGVLRVISTPSRVDTESLELMHEHHDGGEDVPEEEAVCRICMVELGQDSEAFKMECMCKGELALAHKDCTIKWFTIKGNIICDVCKQEVKNLPVTLLHVEDDSQDLSSGAEHTESNQGKDVPILVTVSMLAYFCFLEQLLVMDMKSSAVALALPFACIIGLLGSATSTTMVKGKYVWIFATIQYSIVVLFGHVFYSKFDVNQPVTRIVIATMVGFGLTMSGAAVITMFMKWKRSHAHHQLASTQVATPPFQTTE